The Lysinibacter cavernae genome has a window encoding:
- a CDS encoding MDR family MFS transporter: MSTSPSLEAEAKPAASAHEKRNILLVFAGLMVTMLLSSLDQTIFSTALPTIVGELNGVDHMLWVTTAYILASTIMLPVYGKLGDLIGRKGLFIGAIGLFIAGSIVGGLAQDMTWLIVGRAIQGLGGGGLMILSQAIIADVVPARERGRYMGIMGGVFALSSVAGPLLGGWFTEGIGWRWAFWMNIPLGILAIASAVVFLRLPTRDIQKPKIDVAGMLLLALASTSIVLITTWGGTTYDWNSGVIISLIVAAVVTSVAFVFVELRAAEPIMPMFLFKDRNFNLTTVAGLITGIAMFGAMAYIPTYLQMVTGANATEAGFMMIPMMAALLITSIVSGQLVSRTGRYKWLPITGTVIVGISLVLLSSMTPDMEIWVLCAFLAVMGVGLGMSMQILILIVQNSFSNKLVGTATAANNYFRQIGASLGSAVVGSLFVNRLTTLMAERMPAEAGAAGGGDMSNSLTPAVVKALPEQLKDIIVGSYNDALTPVFLYMLPLLVIAAVLLCFVVEKPLATTVEGAPDAVGNDLLEATDSVVAPELVDALEADLAGPDADPQRPNTGLIETVK; this comes from the coding sequence ATGAGCACCTCCCCCTCGCTCGAAGCAGAGGCCAAACCGGCTGCCTCCGCCCACGAAAAGCGAAACATTCTTCTCGTTTTTGCCGGCCTTATGGTCACGATGCTCCTGTCATCGCTCGACCAGACCATCTTTAGCACCGCGCTTCCGACCATCGTTGGCGAGCTCAACGGCGTCGACCACATGCTGTGGGTGACAACCGCCTACATCCTCGCCTCGACCATCATGCTGCCCGTCTACGGCAAGCTCGGTGACCTCATCGGCCGCAAGGGTCTCTTCATTGGGGCAATCGGCCTCTTCATCGCCGGCTCAATCGTGGGCGGCCTCGCCCAAGACATGACGTGGCTCATCGTAGGCCGCGCCATCCAGGGACTCGGTGGCGGTGGCCTCATGATCCTTTCGCAGGCCATCATCGCCGACGTCGTTCCGGCACGAGAGCGTGGCCGTTACATGGGAATCATGGGTGGCGTCTTTGCGCTTTCCTCGGTTGCCGGACCACTACTTGGTGGATGGTTCACCGAGGGCATCGGCTGGCGCTGGGCGTTCTGGATGAACATCCCCCTCGGCATCCTGGCCATCGCATCCGCCGTGGTCTTCCTCCGCCTGCCAACGCGCGACATCCAGAAGCCAAAGATCGACGTTGCCGGCATGCTCCTGCTTGCCCTCGCCTCGACCAGCATTGTGCTCATCACTACCTGGGGCGGCACAACGTACGACTGGAATTCCGGCGTCATCATTAGCCTCATCGTCGCCGCAGTCGTGACGAGCGTTGCGTTTGTCTTTGTCGAGCTCCGCGCCGCTGAGCCCATCATGCCGATGTTCTTGTTCAAGGACCGCAACTTCAACCTCACGACCGTCGCCGGCCTCATCACGGGTATCGCGATGTTCGGCGCGATGGCGTACATCCCCACCTACCTGCAAATGGTCACGGGAGCAAACGCCACGGAGGCAGGCTTTATGATGATCCCGATGATGGCCGCGCTGCTCATCACCTCGATTGTTTCTGGCCAGTTGGTCAGCCGCACTGGGCGCTACAAGTGGCTCCCCATCACCGGAACCGTGATCGTTGGCATCTCACTCGTTCTTTTGTCGAGCATGACGCCCGACATGGAGATCTGGGTACTGTGCGCGTTCCTCGCCGTTATGGGCGTTGGCCTCGGCATGAGCATGCAGATCCTCATCCTGATCGTGCAGAACTCGTTCTCGAATAAGCTCGTTGGCACCGCAACCGCGGCGAACAACTACTTCCGCCAGATCGGGGCGTCGCTCGGATCAGCGGTTGTTGGCAGCCTGTTTGTGAACCGGCTCACCACGCTCATGGCCGAGCGGATGCCGGCCGAGGCTGGCGCAGCTGGCGGTGGCGATATGAGCAACTCGCTCACGCCAGCCGTGGTCAAGGCCTTGCCAGAGCAGCTCAAAGACATCATTGTCGGCTCGTACAACGACGCGCTGACCCCGGTGTTCCTATACATGCTGCCGCTGCTGGTCATCGCCGCCGTGCTGCTGTGCTTTGTGGTTGAAAAGCCGCTCGCCACCACCGTTGAGGGCGCTCCGGATGCGGTTGGCAACGACCTCCTCGAGGCAACCGACAGCGTGGTTGCTCCCGAGCTCGTGGATGCACTCGAAGCTGACCTTGCCGGGCCGGACGCCGACCCGCAGCGCCCAAACACGGGCCTGATCGAGACGGTCAAGTAA
- the proC gene encoding pyrroline-5-carboxylate reductase: MTAPTENIQLPTIAILGLGSMGGAILSGLRQPSVTVAGGIRVTNRSAANAAVFDDADDVTAYATETDPEANLKAVAGARVVLVAVKPWMVTDLLAEIKDALEPDAIIVSVAAGVTVATFEAALPSHIAVIRSMPNTPAVVGKAVTGLSAGTRSTDADLQLVREVFETVGTVVVTPESQLDSLSAISGSGPAYVFLFVEKLTAAALALGFSPEDAKVLVETTFAGASELLVTSGEDPAELRRRVTSPKGTTEQAIKVFQEQIPDQVFIDATAAALKRSRELAAE, translated from the coding sequence GTGACCGCTCCTACAGAGAATATTCAGTTGCCCACGATCGCGATTCTTGGACTCGGTTCGATGGGAGGTGCGATTCTTTCCGGGCTGCGTCAGCCTTCCGTGACCGTTGCCGGCGGCATCCGTGTGACTAACCGTTCGGCGGCGAACGCCGCCGTGTTTGACGATGCTGACGACGTCACCGCGTACGCGACCGAGACCGATCCCGAGGCAAACCTCAAGGCCGTCGCCGGCGCACGAGTTGTGCTGGTTGCGGTGAAGCCGTGGATGGTCACCGACCTGCTTGCCGAGATCAAGGATGCCCTCGAACCAGATGCCATCATCGTGAGCGTCGCCGCAGGTGTGACGGTCGCCACCTTTGAGGCAGCGCTGCCATCACACATTGCCGTCATTCGCTCGATGCCAAACACTCCCGCAGTTGTTGGCAAGGCTGTCACTGGCCTGAGCGCGGGCACTCGTTCAACGGATGCCGATTTGCAGCTGGTCCGTGAGGTATTCGAGACGGTCGGCACGGTCGTCGTGACGCCGGAATCGCAGCTCGATTCACTCAGCGCAATTTCGGGCTCCGGCCCCGCCTATGTGTTCCTCTTTGTTGAGAAGCTCACGGCGGCCGCCCTCGCGCTCGGCTTCAGCCCAGAAGACGCAAAGGTGCTGGTCGAGACGACCTTTGCCGGGGCTTCCGAACTGCTCGTGACGAGCGGCGAAGACCCGGCTGAGCTGCGTCGCCGCGTAACGAGCCCGAAGGGCACAACCGAGCAAGCGATCAAGGTCTTTCAGGAGCAAATCCCAGACCAGGTATTCATTGACGCAACGGCTGCGGCGCTGAAGCGCTCTCGCGAGCTCGCCGCAGAATAA
- a CDS encoding ArsR/SmtB family transcription factor, which produces MPDIFNVIADATRRDILLILLERYRQEKEISVSEIVAKLELSQPTVSKHLKVLREAELVSVREEGQHRYYTLCYEPLEYVEDFVVPFLSADFDGDVTVEFRDVEDDSHVLSEGVETAAASIGRVAADAGHTVRELVARFRLR; this is translated from the coding sequence ATGCCAGATATTTTCAACGTCATCGCGGATGCGACACGTCGTGACATCCTGCTTATTCTGCTGGAACGATATCGGCAGGAAAAGGAGATTAGTGTCTCCGAGATTGTCGCCAAGCTTGAGCTGAGCCAGCCAACCGTTTCTAAGCACCTCAAGGTGCTTCGCGAGGCCGAGCTGGTGAGCGTGCGCGAAGAGGGGCAGCACCGCTATTACACGCTGTGTTACGAGCCGCTTGAGTATGTTGAGGACTTTGTGGTCCCTTTCTTGAGTGCTGATTTTGACGGTGATGTCACCGTTGAGTTCCGCGATGTTGAAGATGACTCCCACGTGCTGAGCGAGGGCGTCGAGACTGCCGCTGCCTCCATCGGTCGTGTCGCCGCGGATGCCGGCCACACCGTGCGCGAACTGGTTGCTCGCTTCCGCCTTCGCTAG
- a CDS encoding 3-hydroxyacyl-CoA dehydrogenase family protein: MTHRTIAVVGSGYMGGGIAQVLALSGATVRIADVSAEIAKTNYDRIIEETKQFVADGLFPVGSVELIEANLSPAESVEDAVADADFIEEAVPEKIEIKHATLRRISAAAREDAIIGSNTSTILIGKLAEAVTNPGRFLGVHFSNPAPFIPGVELIPHEGTDESILSTVEEIVTATGKETARVRDSTGFVLNRLQYALFHEATQLVEEGVATAQDIDTIVRTTFGFRLPVFGPFAIADMAGLDVYSFCYASLQTRWPERFATPESLAQLVEAGKFGTKSGAGYLDVPAERTAELVAYRNRAYVAIKELMDELGPAPIHEGVTS; this comes from the coding sequence ATGACTCATCGCACTATTGCCGTTGTCGGCTCCGGATACATGGGCGGAGGCATCGCTCAGGTGCTCGCCCTCTCCGGTGCCACCGTTCGCATTGCGGACGTCTCCGCTGAGATCGCCAAAACGAATTACGACCGCATCATCGAGGAGACCAAGCAGTTTGTGGCCGACGGGCTCTTCCCCGTCGGCAGCGTCGAACTCATCGAAGCAAACCTCTCGCCAGCCGAATCGGTAGAGGATGCCGTTGCCGACGCAGATTTTATCGAAGAGGCCGTTCCCGAGAAGATCGAGATCAAACACGCCACGCTTCGCCGGATCAGTGCGGCAGCCCGCGAAGACGCCATTATTGGCTCGAATACCTCGACCATCCTGATTGGCAAGCTTGCCGAAGCCGTAACCAACCCCGGTCGTTTTCTCGGGGTGCACTTCTCAAACCCTGCCCCCTTCATTCCCGGCGTCGAACTGATTCCCCACGAGGGCACCGATGAGAGCATCCTGTCGACGGTTGAAGAGATTGTGACTGCCACGGGCAAGGAGACCGCTCGGGTACGCGATTCGACCGGTTTTGTGTTAAACCGGCTCCAATACGCGCTGTTTCACGAGGCAACCCAGCTCGTTGAAGAGGGTGTTGCCACGGCGCAGGATATTGACACCATCGTGCGCACGACGTTTGGGTTCCGGCTCCCCGTCTTTGGGCCGTTTGCCATCGCTGATATGGCAGGACTTGACGTGTACTCGTTCTGCTACGCGTCGTTGCAGACCCGCTGGCCAGAACGCTTCGCCACGCCCGAATCGCTCGCGCAGCTTGTTGAGGCCGGAAAATTTGGTACCAAATCCGGTGCTGGCTACCTCGACGTTCCCGCAGAGCGCACCGCGGAACTCGTGGCGTA
- a CDS encoding cation diffusion facilitator family transporter → MSASGGQKAIIAAFSANLGIAVAKFVAWFLSGSASMLAEGVHSLADSGNQLLLLLGNKRAKQAADKEHPFGYGRVRFVYAFVVAIILFSVGGVFSVYEGINKIQNPHPLEMWWIPIGVLLIAIVLESFSLRTAIRESNPLRGNKSWVQFVRRSKAPELPVVLLEDVAALVGLIFALIGVSLTVITHNGLFDGISTIFIGVLLVAVAVVLGIEVKSLLVGEGASDEDVEAIERALIADPEVERIIHMKTLYLGPDEFMVGAKISVAARRTVGELSVIINRAESRIREAVPAARVIYIEPDVYIDPNDTAPSTEAIVLKSSD, encoded by the coding sequence GTGAGCGCTTCAGGCGGACAAAAGGCCATCATCGCGGCATTTTCGGCGAACCTAGGAATCGCGGTGGCCAAGTTTGTTGCGTGGTTCCTTTCCGGCTCTGCATCAATGCTCGCCGAGGGTGTGCACTCGCTCGCCGACTCCGGCAACCAGCTCCTCCTCCTGCTCGGAAACAAGCGTGCCAAGCAGGCCGCAGACAAAGAGCACCCCTTCGGTTACGGCCGAGTACGTTTTGTCTACGCCTTTGTTGTGGCCATCATCCTGTTCTCGGTCGGTGGCGTGTTCTCGGTTTACGAGGGCATTAACAAGATCCAGAATCCCCACCCGCTTGAGATGTGGTGGATCCCCATCGGCGTGCTGCTCATCGCCATCGTGCTCGAAAGCTTCTCGCTGCGCACCGCCATTCGCGAGAGCAACCCGCTGCGCGGTAATAAGTCGTGGGTCCAGTTTGTGCGGCGCTCAAAGGCTCCCGAGCTTCCCGTTGTGCTGCTTGAGGATGTTGCGGCACTCGTTGGCCTGATCTTTGCGCTTATCGGCGTGAGCCTCACGGTCATCACCCACAACGGCCTGTTTGACGGCATCTCGACCATCTTCATTGGCGTGCTGCTCGTGGCGGTTGCCGTCGTACTTGGCATCGAGGTCAAGAGCCTACTCGTTGGCGAAGGTGCGTCAGACGAGGATGTTGAGGCAATCGAAAGGGCCCTCATCGCCGACCCCGAAGTTGAGCGCATCATCCACATGAAGACCCTCTACCTTGGACCAGACGAATTCATGGTCGGCGCGAAGATTAGTGTTGCCGCGCGACGCACAGTCGGCGAACTCTCGGTCATTATCAACAGGGCCGAGTCGCGCATCCGCGAGGCAGTTCCCGCGGCGCGGGTCATCTACATTGAGCCAGACGTGTACATCGACCCGAACGACACGGCGCCGAGTACCGAAGCGATCGTGCTCAAGAGTTCCGACTAA
- a CDS encoding TrkH family potassium uptake protein translates to MARPAIAPQLPLHRRIRRAVNELAESWPARFTIMVFSALILIFTGLLMLPIASAEGVTTPLVNAFFTAMSAICVTGLTVVDMASHWSAFGNIVIVLGIQIGGIGVLTVASLLGLAVSRRLGLKQRLLAASDTNPMRAHHGPVSESQTVGLGEIGGLLSAVLFSVLAIESMLTLLIFPRLLMMGEDVLTALWHSFFFAASAFTNTGFVPTADGMTPFETDPYMLTVLGIGVFLGSIGFPVIFALYRFAKVRGWKRPSRFPLHAKLTLLTTAVLIILGALAIGALEWSNGDTLGEQTIGQRFLSSMFMSTMTRSGGLATLDVEQMNGSTLLVMDMLMFVGGGSASTAGGIKVTTLAVLFLAAFAEARGYQDIQAFERRIPTEVLRVAVSVVLWAATIVATSSIILLHMTKAPLDHVLFDVISAFGTCGLSTGLTENLPDAGKYVIAATMWAGRVGTVTLAAAVAASSRSQFFRRPEERPIVG, encoded by the coding sequence ATGGCCCGCCCCGCAATAGCACCACAGCTGCCACTGCATAGAAGAATCCGCAGAGCTGTGAACGAGCTAGCCGAATCATGGCCAGCCCGATTTACCATCATGGTGTTCAGCGCACTGATCCTCATTTTCACCGGCCTACTCATGCTGCCAATCGCGTCGGCAGAGGGGGTCACGACTCCCCTGGTAAACGCGTTCTTTACCGCGATGTCGGCCATCTGCGTGACCGGACTCACCGTTGTCGACATGGCATCCCACTGGTCAGCATTTGGCAACATCGTGATTGTGCTTGGCATCCAAATTGGCGGCATCGGCGTGTTGACCGTCGCAAGCCTCCTTGGGCTCGCCGTGTCGCGAAGGCTCGGCCTCAAGCAGCGACTTCTCGCCGCGAGCGACACCAACCCGATGCGCGCCCACCACGGCCCGGTCTCGGAGAGCCAGACGGTTGGCCTCGGCGAAATTGGCGGCCTGCTGAGCGCCGTGCTCTTCAGCGTGCTCGCAATCGAGAGCATGCTCACGCTCCTCATCTTCCCCCGCCTGCTCATGATGGGCGAAGACGTGCTCACCGCGCTCTGGCACAGCTTTTTCTTCGCGGCCTCTGCCTTTACCAATACAGGCTTTGTCCCAACCGCCGACGGGATGACCCCCTTCGAGACCGACCCCTACATGCTTACGGTGCTTGGCATCGGCGTGTTCCTCGGCAGCATCGGGTTCCCCGTTATTTTTGCGCTCTACCGCTTTGCGAAGGTTCGCGGATGGAAACGGCCGAGTCGCTTCCCACTCCACGCCAAGCTCACGCTGCTCACGACCGCCGTCCTCATCATCCTCGGCGCGCTCGCCATCGGGGCCCTCGAATGGAGCAACGGAGACACACTCGGCGAGCAGACAATCGGGCAGCGATTCCTCTCGTCGATGTTCATGTCAACAATGACCAGGTCTGGCGGTCTCGCGACCCTCGACGTTGAGCAGATGAACGGCTCAACCCTGCTCGTCATGGACATGCTCATGTTTGTTGGCGGAGGTTCCGCGTCCACGGCAGGAGGCATCAAGGTCACGACCCTCGCGGTGCTCTTCCTCGCCGCCTTTGCCGAGGCGCGCGGCTATCAGGACATTCAGGCCTTTGAACGCCGCATCCCAACCGAAGTCCTTCGAGTTGCGGTGAGCGTTGTGCTCTGGGCCGCAACCATCGTGGCAACGTCATCCATCATCCTGCTGCACATGACCAAAGCGCCGCTCGACCATGTGCTCTTTGACGTGATCTCCGCCTTTGGCACGTGTGGTCTCAGTACGGGGCTCACCGAGAACCTGCCGGATGCCGGCAAGTACGTCATCGCTGCCACCATGTGGGCAGGACGAGTTGGTACAGTTACACTCGCAGCTGCGGTTGCTGCGAGCAGTCGCTCACAGTTCTTCCGCAGACCAGAAGAAAGGCCGATCGTTGGTTGA
- a CDS encoding nucleoside deaminase, which translates to MSVTHPGLAFSEQHREWMRLAIDEATLTAATDDVPIGALVFDAEGALIGRGHNERHNALDPTAHAEVLAIREAARHLGDRILSDCTIVVTLEPCVMCAGAIAAARIPTVVFGAWDEKAGAVGSVYDVLRDRRLPHRSEVIAGVEEAECVRLLTDFFASKR; encoded by the coding sequence TTGAGCGTGACACATCCCGGCTTAGCGTTCAGCGAGCAGCACCGCGAGTGGATGCGCCTCGCGATTGACGAGGCAACGCTCACCGCAGCGACGGACGACGTGCCGATCGGCGCACTGGTGTTTGACGCAGAGGGCGCGCTCATCGGCAGGGGCCACAACGAGCGTCACAATGCCCTAGACCCGACGGCCCACGCGGAGGTGCTTGCGATTCGCGAGGCGGCCCGGCACCTCGGGGACCGCATCCTGAGCGATTGCACAATCGTTGTCACACTTGAGCCGTGTGTGATGTGCGCAGGGGCTATCGCGGCTGCCCGCATCCCCACTGTGGTGTTTGGCGCCTGGGACGAGAAGGCCGGCGCTGTTGGCAGCGTCTATGACGTGTTGAGGGACCGCCGGCTCCCGCACCGCTCAGAAGTAATTGCGGGTGTTGAAGAGGCCGAGTGTGTACGCCTGTTGACCGATTTCTTCGCATCCAAGCGCTAG
- the upp gene encoding uracil phosphoribosyltransferase: MRVFVADHPLITHKLTVLRDKTTAQPTFRALTEELVTLLAYEATREVAIEEITFETPVCETQGVQLARPLPLVVPILRAGLGMLEGMVKLLPTAEVGFLGMVRDETTFQPVTYAERLPDDLSGRQCFVLDPMLATGGSLAAAIQFLFDRGADNITAVCILAAPEGLEALEKATEGRNVTIVLGAVDERLNEQGYIVPGLGDAGDRLYGTID, encoded by the coding sequence ATGCGAGTTTTTGTTGCGGACCACCCTTTGATCACCCATAAGCTCACGGTTCTTCGCGACAAAACAACGGCTCAGCCGACGTTCCGCGCGCTCACCGAAGAACTCGTGACGCTCCTGGCCTACGAAGCAACCCGCGAGGTCGCCATCGAGGAGATCACCTTCGAGACCCCGGTCTGCGAGACACAGGGCGTCCAGCTCGCGCGTCCGCTCCCCCTCGTTGTTCCGATTCTCCGTGCGGGCCTCGGCATGCTTGAGGGCATGGTCAAGTTGCTTCCGACCGCCGAGGTCGGATTCCTTGGCATGGTGCGCGACGAAACAACATTCCAGCCAGTGACCTACGCCGAACGTCTTCCAGACGACCTGAGCGGCCGCCAGTGTTTTGTGCTCGACCCCATGCTCGCAACGGGCGGCTCGCTTGCCGCGGCCATCCAGTTCCTGTTCGACCGCGGGGCCGACAACATCACGGCAGTCTGCATCCTTGCCGCGCCAGAGGGCCTCGAAGCCCTTGAGAAGGCGACTGAAGGCCGCAACGTGACGATCGTGCTTGGTGCGGTTGACGAGCGCCTCAACGAACAGGGCTACATCGTGCCCGGTCTCGGTGACGCGGGCGACCGCCTCTACGGCACGATTGACTAA
- a CDS encoding TetR family transcriptional regulator: MTSATPSQPIGLRERKRLETRAALEQAAVKIVLRDGFDQATVDAMCAEANVSPRTFFNYFESKEDAILGVFDEKLDEASITECVAASSTDDILESIMDVLFKLLGPSVSGVSLQKSRIEIIKQNPHLLGRHIAQMTRMSEQLLVAIRMLVSQDPRFSHESTDEQSATAEMLLAIGGGALRVAVREWVASGGERTNIQLRAAELARKVIEQLQ, from the coding sequence GTGACCTCAGCGACCCCATCCCAGCCCATCGGCCTCCGCGAGCGCAAGCGCCTTGAGACGCGTGCCGCCCTCGAACAGGCAGCCGTCAAGATCGTGCTGCGGGACGGTTTTGACCAGGCAACCGTTGACGCGATGTGCGCAGAGGCGAACGTGTCGCCGCGCACGTTTTTCAACTACTTCGAGAGCAAAGAAGACGCCATTCTTGGGGTCTTCGACGAAAAGCTCGACGAGGCCAGCATCACGGAATGTGTTGCTGCCAGCAGCACCGACGACATCCTCGAATCGATCATGGATGTCCTGTTCAAACTCCTCGGCCCAAGCGTCTCTGGCGTCAGCCTGCAAAAGTCACGCATCGAGATCATCAAGCAAAACCCACACCTACTCGGCCGCCACATCGCCCAGATGACCCGCATGAGCGAACAGCTCCTTGTGGCCATCCGCATGCTGGTCAGCCAAGATCCACGTTTTTCCCACGAATCAACTGACGAACAGTCCGCAACTGCCGAAATGCTCCTCGCCATTGGGGGCGGCGCACTCCGCGTCGCCGTTCGCGAGTGGGTCGCATCGGGCGGCGAACGCACCAATATTCAACTCCGAGCCGCAGAGCTCGCCAGAAAGGTAATCGAACAACTCCAATGA
- a CDS encoding potassium channel family protein: MVDRIRHDSPVLIVGLGRFGAATAGQLDRLDREVLAVDTDSVLVQKWADRVTHTVQADARSIDALIQIGAKDFDIAVVAVGSSVEASVLVAANLVDLGIPQIWAKAISQSHGKILERIGVNHVIYPEREAGERVAHLVSGRMLDFIQFDDDFVLVKMYPPKPIRGLNLTESGVRSKYRVTVVGVKSPGKPFTYATNETVVSNHDLIIVSGTGADIERFASLGS, from the coding sequence TTGGTTGATCGTATTCGTCATGACTCGCCAGTGCTCATCGTGGGCCTTGGACGATTTGGTGCAGCCACGGCCGGGCAGCTCGATCGACTCGACCGCGAGGTCCTTGCAGTCGATACCGACTCGGTGCTCGTGCAAAAATGGGCAGACCGGGTCACCCACACCGTGCAGGCCGACGCCCGCTCGATTGACGCCCTCATCCAAATCGGCGCCAAAGACTTTGATATCGCCGTCGTTGCGGTTGGTTCGTCAGTAGAGGCGAGCGTGCTTGTTGCCGCGAACCTCGTCGATCTTGGTATCCCCCAGATCTGGGCGAAGGCCATTTCACAGTCACACGGCAAGATCCTCGAGCGCATCGGCGTGAACCACGTTATCTACCCCGAGCGCGAAGCCGGAGAGCGCGTTGCGCACCTGGTTTCGGGTCGGATGCTCGACTTCATCCAGTTTGACGACGACTTCGTGCTCGTCAAGATGTACCCACCGAAGCCCATCCGCGGCCTCAACCTCACCGAGAGCGGTGTGCGCAGCAAGTACCGCGTCACGGTTGTTGGCGTGAAGTCGCCCGGCAAGCCGTTTACGTACGCCACCAATGAGACCGTGGTGTCGAACCACGACCTCATTATCGTTTCGGGCACCGGCGCTGACATCGAGCGATTCGCGTCACTCGGCAGCTAA
- a CDS encoding winged helix-turn-helix domain-containing protein, giving the protein MSTITATPATAPQTATVARPDLAAPVNPAPTVRAVPSGTEARGFVLYVGFDEDKADAAGTSLGSIVEALKQLTAQIAPGSETYAAVALAPEGSGGRDVDVVRLALGDPAAIARHRKPEIDPDLDRVRDGVVIDLSRKRLQLDNTPVALTYKEFELLQFLVLREGQTVERQELINGLWDAAGDEEIPSERTIDVHVRRLRVKLGDYQDIVRTVRGVGYRFDRHADVSIRHSSTPSPDIF; this is encoded by the coding sequence ATGTCGACCATCACCGCAACCCCAGCTACCGCGCCTCAGACCGCCACCGTTGCCCGCCCCGACCTCGCCGCTCCGGTCAACCCGGCGCCGACTGTCCGGGCCGTTCCATCAGGCACCGAGGCCCGTGGCTTTGTCCTCTACGTCGGATTCGACGAGGACAAGGCAGACGCGGCTGGCACCTCGCTCGGCAGCATCGTTGAGGCGCTCAAGCAGCTCACCGCGCAGATCGCTCCCGGTTCCGAAACCTACGCGGCAGTTGCCCTCGCGCCAGAAGGCAGCGGCGGACGCGACGTGGATGTTGTCCGCCTCGCCCTCGGCGACCCTGCCGCAATCGCCCGCCACCGCAAGCCAGAGATCGACCCAGATCTCGACCGCGTACGCGACGGCGTTGTTATTGATCTTTCCCGCAAGCGCCTCCAGCTCGACAATACCCCGGTTGCGCTCACCTACAAGGAGTTCGAGCTCCTCCAGTTCCTCGTCCTCCGCGAGGGTCAGACTGTCGAGCGCCAAGAACTGATCAACGGCCTGTGGGATGCCGCTGGCGACGAGGAGATCCCAAGCGAGCGCACGATCGATGTGCACGTCCGCCGCCTCCGCGTGAAGCTCGGCGACTACCAGGACATCGTTCGCACCGTCCGCGGTGTTGGCTACCGCTTCGACCGCCACGCCGACGTATCGATTCGCCACAGCAGCACCCCAAGCCCCGACATCTTCTAA
- a CDS encoding sugar phosphate isomerase/epimerase family protein has translation MLESTNSYTADTWPIATCLHGFAAIDQQGVRMHDAPAEVWDDMFAQVAKVGFTLAELADSHVRPADLEPSRRDEFLSIAASHGVRVPSVHLQRQSVIMPGHEERNLAYAHRTIDAAAEWGMEVFSTGLHQPFSEAQRKALWFWTAEGPKDPADPEVWDTAVKRIRELGTHAASVGLPLSLELYEDTYLGTADSAVRFVEEVGLDNVGLNPDVANLIRLHRPVEDWRELFAKTLPYANYWHVKNYTRDEAADGSWATSVPSTMETGLINYRQVFRDALALGFNGIILAEHYGGDSLGVCATNQKYIRSLLPTN, from the coding sequence ATGCTGGAATCAACGAACTCATACACGGCAGACACCTGGCCGATCGCCACCTGTTTGCACGGATTTGCGGCCATAGACCAGCAAGGCGTGCGGATGCACGATGCGCCAGCGGAGGTCTGGGATGACATGTTCGCGCAGGTTGCCAAGGTTGGGTTTACCCTGGCCGAGCTTGCCGACAGTCACGTGCGACCTGCTGATCTTGAACCGTCGCGTCGCGACGAGTTTCTCTCGATAGCAGCCTCACACGGTGTGCGGGTCCCATCTGTGCACCTGCAGCGCCAGAGCGTCATCATGCCTGGCCACGAAGAACGCAACCTTGCGTATGCGCACCGCACGATTGATGCGGCCGCCGAGTGGGGCATGGAGGTTTTCTCGACGGGTCTTCATCAGCCGTTCAGCGAAGCGCAGCGGAAAGCGCTGTGGTTTTGGACGGCAGAAGGCCCAAAAGACCCCGCAGACCCCGAGGTCTGGGACACGGCCGTCAAGCGCATCCGCGAGCTTGGCACGCACGCCGCCTCGGTTGGGCTGCCGCTCTCGCTCGAACTGTATGAGGACACCTACCTCGGCACGGCCGACAGCGCCGTGCGATTTGTTGAAGAGGTTGGGCTCGACAACGTTGGCCTGAATCCCGACGTGGCAAACCTCATCCGGCTGCACCGCCCGGTTGAGGACTGGCGCGAGCTCTTTGCCAAAACCCTTCCATATGCCAACTACTGGCACGTCAAGAACTACACCCGCGACGAAGCCGCGGACGGCAGCTGGGCAACGTCGGTGCCATCGACCATGGAAACCGGGCTCATCAATTACCGCCAAGTGTTCAGGGATGCGCTTGCGCTCGGTTTTAACGGCATCATCCTCGCGGAACACTACGGAGGCGACAGCCTCGGCGTCTGCGCCACCAACCAGAAGTACATCCGCTCGCTCCTTCCAACCAACTAG